A genomic region of Vitis vinifera cultivar Pinot Noir 40024 chromosome 7, ASM3070453v1 contains the following coding sequences:
- the LOC100256899 gene encoding probable sodium/metabolite cotransporter BASS3, chloroplastic, with protein sequence MAVTSRFLSLPPPTTPTATKPTIFSIAPTSISIPTRRRRSPVPAMAFACSTTSFIGRVGFHRREGNVSILSFGINPGPISEIPTTDSSQLLSALLPFVVAATAVAALAQPSTFTWVSRELYAPALGGIMLSIGIRLSIDDFALAFQRPLPLSIGFMAQYALKPALGVLIARALGMSQLFYAGFVLTACVAGAQLSSYASFLSKGDVALSILLTSSTTIASVLVTPLLTGLLIGSVVPVDAVAMSKSILQVVLVPVTLGLALNTYAKPVVNLLRPVMPLVAMVCTSLCIGSPLAINRSQILSAEGLRLVFPVLAFHTVAFTVGYWVSKIPIFRQEEEVCRTISLCTGMQSSTLAGLLATQFLGGSQAVPPACSVVAMAIMGLSLASFWGNGGRIRDLPSLLLPQTGSTVEAQ encoded by the exons ATGGCAGTCACATCCCGATTCCTCTCTCTCCCACCTCCCACAACCCCCACCGCAACGAAGCCCACCATTTTTTCCATCGCCCCAACCTCCATATCCATCCccacaagaagaagaaggtcaCCAGTTCCAGCCATGGCGTTTGCCTGTTCTACCACCTCTTTTATTGGCAGAGTGGGGTTCCATAGACGAGAGGGCAATGTTTCAATTCTCTCTTTTGGGATAAACCCAGGCCCCATTTCTGAAATTCCCACCACTGACTCTTCCCAGCTGTTGTCTGCTCTGCTTCCCTTCGTTGTTGCCGCCACTGCTGTTGCTGCTCTCGCTCAGCCTTCCACCTTTACTTG GGTATCAAGGGAATTGTATGCACCTGCACTTGGTGGGATAATGCTGTCAATTGGGATTAGGCTGTCCATTGATGACTTTGCTCTTGCATTTCAAAg ACCTTTACCACTATCTATTGGGTTTATGGCACAGTATGCGTTGAAACCTGCCCTTGGAGTGTTGATAGCAAGGGCATTGGGGATGTCCCAGCTGTTCTATGCCGGTTTTGTTCTCACTGCCTGTGTTGCAGGGGCTCAGCTCTCTAGCTATGCCAGCTTTTTGAGCAAAGGGGATGTGGCATTGAGCATTCTCCTAACCAGCTCCACCACCATCGCTTCAGTGCTTGTTACCCCTCTTTTAACTGGCCTGCTGATTGGGTCTGTTGTTCCAGTTGATGCAGTTGCCATGTCAAAGTCGATATTGCAG GTTGTTCTTGTTCCGGTCACTCTTGGTCTTGCTCTCAACACATATGCAAAACCGGTTGTGAATTTACTTCGGCCTGTGATGCCTCTTGTTGCCATGGTTTGTACCTCACTGTGTATTGGAAGCCCTCTTGCAATAAATAGGAGCCAAATTCTGTCTGCAGAGGGTCTCCGTTTGGTTTTCCCGGTATTGGCATTTCACACAGTGGCATTCACTGTGGGATATTGGgtctccaaaattccaattttcag GCAAGAAGAAGAAGTTTGCAGGACAATTTCTCTGTGCACGGGAATGCAAAGCTCGACCCTAGCAGGGCTTCTTGCAACCCAGTTCCTTGGAGGCAGTCAGGCTGTTCCACCAGCCTGCTCCGTGGTCGCCATGGCTATCATGGGCCTTAGTCTTGCCTCTTTCTGGGGTAATGGTGGCCGAATCAGGGATCTACCGTCCCTGCTTCTCCCACAAACTGGTTCCACTGTGGAGGCTCAATGA